One genomic region from Chloroflexota bacterium encodes:
- a CDS encoding LLM class flavin-dependent oxidoreductase produces MHLMYFTEQPMNAYPEAEARKFGYSSTLFSNRHFDPKEASRLYNERLEEYLYAEEVGVDGIMLNEHHNAPFCMQAKINMYASILAAMTKRVKLVLLGNPLPVSDNPVRLAEEIGMIDLISKGRLVSGFVRGAGMEQVATNANPAYNRERFEEAHDLLVKAWTVPGPWRWEGNHYQMRVVNQWVVPMQKPHPRIWIPGIASMETVVWSAEHRYPYIALNTTLEATKAIWKVYDDAAARVGYTAGPEQRGYLIRCHVQDTEAKAHEGGRQFMWMQGEFLGLAHPYWAAPSGYSSPSSRRQRLSMQRPQAPPYEKQLETLQIIAGTPDQVVKKLRMLLEQARPSILALWANDGGVNHKDSMNCIRLLGQEVMPALRQIGKELGLNSPFESNTPVSLAFTPKEQLKPAGVSA; encoded by the coding sequence ATGCATCTGATGTACTTCACGGAACAGCCCATGAATGCCTATCCGGAGGCGGAGGCGCGCAAGTTCGGCTACTCCTCAACGCTCTTCTCCAACCGCCATTTCGATCCGAAAGAGGCCAGCCGCCTCTATAACGAGCGCCTGGAAGAGTACCTCTACGCGGAAGAAGTCGGCGTGGACGGCATCATGCTGAACGAGCACCACAACGCGCCCTTCTGCATGCAGGCCAAGATCAACATGTACGCCTCCATCCTGGCCGCTATGACCAAGCGCGTGAAGCTCGTCCTCCTGGGCAACCCGCTTCCAGTCTCGGATAATCCTGTCCGCCTCGCTGAAGAGATCGGCATGATAGACCTCATCTCCAAGGGCCGCCTCGTCTCCGGATTTGTGCGCGGCGCTGGCATGGAGCAGGTCGCCACCAACGCCAATCCCGCCTATAACCGCGAGCGCTTTGAGGAGGCCCACGACCTGCTCGTGAAGGCCTGGACCGTTCCCGGTCCCTGGCGCTGGGAGGGCAACCACTACCAGATGCGCGTCGTCAATCAGTGGGTCGTCCCCATGCAGAAGCCCCATCCGCGCATCTGGATCCCCGGCATCGCCAGCATGGAGACCGTCGTCTGGTCCGCCGAGCATCGCTATCCCTATATCGCGCTCAACACCACGCTGGAGGCCACCAAGGCCATCTGGAAAGTCTACGATGATGCTGCGGCCCGCGTCGGCTACACGGCGGGCCCGGAGCAGCGCGGCTACCTCATCCGCTGCCACGTCCAGGACACGGAGGCCAAGGCCCACGAAGGCGGCCGCCAGTTCATGTGGATGCAGGGCGAATTCCTCGGCCTCGCCCATCCCTACTGGGCCGCGCCCTCCGGCTATAGCTCCCCCTCCTCGCGCCGCCAGCGCCTCAGCATGCAGCGCCCCCAAGCGCCGCCCTATGAAAAACAGCTCGAAACCCTCCAGATCATCGCCGGCACGCCAGACCAGGTGGTCAAAAAGCTCCGCATGCTCTTGGAGCAGGCGCGACCCTCCATCCTCGCCCTCTGGGCCAACGATGGCGGCGTCAACCACAAGGATTCCATGAACTGCATCCGCCTCCTGGGACAAGAGGTCATGCCCGCCCTCCGGCAGATCGGCAAGGAGCTGGGCCTCAACAGCCCCTTCGAGTCGAACACGCCCGTGAGCCTGGCCTTCACGCCCAAGGAGCAGCTCAAGCCTGCCGGGGTGTCTGCCTAG
- a CDS encoding alpha/beta hydrolase — translation MTTVTAATKKETVQLGALKVNLVKGGKGNPLLVLHRDFGSPGWVPFIEELAAKHTVYLPSHPGFDGSEVPQWARTVRDLAALHIWLLSELKLTGVDVLGLGFGGWIAAEMATMDHKLFRKMALVAPMGVQPKEGEIYDQFLVSPLEYIQASFHVTTKANQQWGSQPTVDQLEIWEINREMTTRVAWKPYMFDQSLPHLLPGVKTPTLLVWGKEDKIVPAACAKQYQQGIPGARLETIAGAGHCVEYEKPKELAKLVSEFLV, via the coding sequence ATGACGACTGTGACAGCGGCGACGAAGAAAGAGACGGTACAGCTGGGCGCCCTCAAGGTGAACCTGGTCAAGGGCGGCAAGGGCAATCCCCTCCTCGTCCTGCACCGGGATTTCGGCAGCCCCGGCTGGGTGCCGTTCATAGAGGAGCTGGCGGCCAAGCATACCGTCTACCTGCCCTCGCATCCCGGCTTTGACGGTTCGGAAGTCCCGCAATGGGCGCGCACCGTCCGCGATCTCGCCGCCCTGCACATCTGGCTCTTGAGCGAGTTGAAGCTCACCGGCGTTGACGTCCTCGGCCTCGGCTTCGGCGGGTGGATCGCTGCGGAGATGGCCACCATGGACCACAAGCTCTTCCGCAAGATGGCCCTCGTCGCTCCCATGGGCGTCCAGCCCAAGGAGGGCGAGATTTATGACCAGTTCCTCGTCAGCCCCCTGGAATACATCCAGGCGAGCTTCCACGTTACGACTAAGGCGAACCAGCAGTGGGGCAGCCAGCCCACCGTTGACCAGCTCGAGATCTGGGAGATCAACCGCGAGATGACCACCCGCGTCGCCTGGAAGCCCTACATGTTCGATCAATCGCTCCCGCACCTGCTCCCCGGGGTGAAGACGCCTACCCTGCTCGTCTGGGGCAAGGAAGACAAGATCGTTCCCGCCGCCTGCGCCAAGCAATATCAGCAGGGCATTCCCGGCGCTCGCCTGGAGACCATCGCGGGCGCGGGCCACTGCGTTGAGTACGAAAAGCCCAAAGAGCTGGCCAAGCTCGTCAGCGAATTCCTGGTCTAA
- a CDS encoding LLM class flavin-dependent oxidoreductase: MCSVVGILASTAKCAEYREVVIGRQTRGRGLRSALPISGLTLRSCGAILPPQVRRPERGNHGPRASLRQKGSQRMKFGFFLMPCRRPEENPALGYQHDLEFVQYVESLGFDEVWVGEHHSGGWEPIPAPDLFIAAAAERTKRIKLGTGVVSLAFHDPFEVAERMAFLDQLTMGRILFGVGPGVQPTDVKMFDIPYEKLRPRMDEALDIILKLYHADGPISYEGQFWSYKDREIQVKPFQRPHMPIAVASTGRPHSIEVTGQHGLFMLSAAFQSPASPDQLRKQWESLEQHARLHRKTVRREDWRIAQYLYIAETKKKAYDDVAEGAMRELRDYFFHLGVKPGYEAFVGQPAEEITFDQALAKRGWVIGDPDDCIRWMEDAQQRSGGFGGFLIVATEWTSRENWRKCLELFAKYVMPEINRTNRGLKRSWQQMLKDSAANALPAPYGPGPKVGG, encoded by the coding sequence ATGTGTTCCGTTGTCGGCATCCTCGCCTCCACCGCAAAGTGCGCCGAGTATAGGGAGGTCGTGATAGGGCGTCAAACCCGAGGGCGCGGCCTGCGCTCCGCGCTACCCATTTCCGGTTTGACACTCCGTAGTTGCGGGGCTATTCTACCCCCGCAGGTGAGGCGGCCCGAAAGAGGCAATCACGGGCCGCGCGCTTCCCTAAGGCAGAAAGGTTCGCAGCGGATGAAGTTCGGCTTCTTTCTGATGCCTTGCCGCCGCCCGGAAGAGAACCCGGCCCTGGGCTATCAGCATGACCTGGAGTTCGTCCAGTACGTCGAGTCCCTGGGCTTCGATGAAGTCTGGGTCGGCGAGCACCACAGCGGCGGCTGGGAGCCCATCCCCGCGCCCGACCTCTTCATCGCCGCAGCCGCCGAGCGCACCAAGCGCATCAAGCTCGGCACCGGCGTCGTCAGCCTCGCCTTTCATGACCCCTTCGAAGTCGCCGAGCGCATGGCCTTCCTCGATCAGCTCACCATGGGGCGCATCCTCTTCGGCGTCGGCCCCGGCGTCCAGCCCACGGACGTCAAGATGTTCGATATCCCCTATGAGAAGCTGCGTCCCCGCATGGATGAGGCCCTCGATATCATCCTCAAGCTCTACCATGCCGATGGCCCGATTTCCTACGAAGGACAGTTCTGGAGCTACAAGGATCGCGAGATCCAGGTGAAGCCCTTCCAGCGGCCGCACATGCCCATCGCCGTGGCGAGCACCGGCCGCCCCCACAGCATCGAAGTCACGGGCCAACACGGCCTGTTCATGCTCTCGGCCGCCTTCCAGAGTCCCGCCTCTCCCGATCAGCTGCGCAAGCAGTGGGAATCCCTGGAGCAGCACGCCAGGCTCCACCGCAAAACCGTCCGTCGCGAAGACTGGCGCATCGCCCAGTACCTCTACATCGCCGAGACGAAGAAGAAGGCCTACGACGATGTGGCCGAAGGCGCCATGCGCGAGCTGCGCGACTACTTCTTCCACCTGGGCGTCAAGCCCGGTTATGAAGCCTTCGTCGGCCAGCCCGCCGAGGAGATCACCTTCGATCAGGCCCTGGCCAAGCGCGGCTGGGTCATCGGCGATCCCGACGACTGCATACGCTGGATGGAGGACGCCCAGCAGCGCTCCGGCGGCTTCGGCGGCTTCCTCATCGTCGCCACGGAATGGACCAGCCGGGAGAACTGGCGCAAGTGCCTGGAGCTCTTCGCCAAGTATGTGATGCCGGAGATCAATCGCACGAACCGCGGACTCAAGCGTTCCTGGCAACAGATGCTCAAAGATTCGGCGGCCAACGCGCTGCCTGCCCCCTACGGGCCCGGACCCAAGGTGGGCGGATAG
- a CDS encoding SDR family oxidoreductase, with protein sequence MPRGWRRRNTKEEARMPAHLKGKVAVVTGGGRGIGKAVALELARQGAKVVVTDIGAELDGTGRSKEFADGVVKEIKKSRGEAIADYSDVSDYAQAKRPIDLAVMTYGRLDILVNSVGNARPKLLLDCSQEDLDILIDVMLKGKLYTTRHAAAVMAKQQTGSIVNIASNIGLIRMTRRVAYGAAQVGIIGFSNVAAVELGPLGMTVNTICPGATESRLIREAMRLAKLELNNPIIAPTERGTAFLTPNPAEDCATFAAYLCTDAAKSINGQVFYVAGPHISRAEHWSLSKNIYKNGHWTMEELIEAMPKTVLQGVPNPAPPLKV encoded by the coding sequence ATGCCGAGGGGCTGGCGAAGAAGAAATACGAAAGAGGAGGCGCGTATGCCTGCACATCTGAAGGGCAAGGTGGCGGTGGTGACGGGCGGCGGGCGAGGCATCGGCAAGGCGGTGGCGCTGGAGCTTGCGCGCCAGGGGGCAAAGGTCGTCGTCACGGACATCGGCGCGGAGCTGGACGGCACGGGCCGCTCCAAAGAGTTCGCCGACGGCGTGGTGAAGGAGATCAAGAAGAGCAGGGGCGAGGCCATCGCCGACTATTCGGACGTCTCCGATTACGCGCAGGCCAAACGGCCCATAGACCTGGCGGTGATGACGTATGGGCGCTTGGATATCCTGGTCAACAGCGTCGGCAATGCGCGCCCCAAGCTGCTGCTCGATTGCTCGCAGGAAGACCTGGACATCCTGATTGACGTGATGCTGAAAGGGAAGCTCTACACGACCCGCCATGCGGCCGCCGTGATGGCGAAGCAGCAAACGGGAAGCATCGTGAACATCGCTTCGAACATCGGGCTCATCCGCATGACGCGCCGGGTGGCCTACGGCGCGGCACAGGTGGGCATCATCGGCTTCTCGAACGTGGCCGCGGTGGAGCTTGGGCCGCTGGGCATGACGGTGAACACGATCTGCCCGGGAGCGACGGAATCGCGGCTCATCCGAGAGGCGATGCGGCTGGCGAAGCTGGAGCTGAACAACCCCATCATCGCGCCGACGGAGCGGGGCACGGCCTTCCTGACGCCGAACCCGGCGGAGGACTGCGCCACCTTCGCCGCCTACCTCTGCACGGATGCGGCCAAGAGCATCAACGGCCAGGTCTTCTACGTGGCCGGGCCGCACATCAGCCGGGCGGAGCACTGGTCGCTCTCCAAGAACATCTACAAGAACGGCCACTGGACGATGGAGGAGCTGATCGAGGCGATGCCGAAGACGGTGCTGCAGGGTGTGCCGAATCCCGCGCCGCCGCTGAAGGTATAG
- a CDS encoding SDR family NAD(P)-dependent oxidoreductase, which yields MAHYLADKIAVVTGGGRGIGRAIAMRLADEGATVVVNDNGARLDGTGTSRAPADSAVRAIRSRKGAAIADYSDASSYAASKRLIEGVVKRYGRIDILVSSFGAARPKLLTECAQEDLDMLIDVMLTGKLYCTQHAARQMVKQGSGRIINLASSMGLVTMTRRVAYAAAQIGIIGFSNVAAMELGPYGVTVNTICPGATTSRLTDDAIRVARAHLKHPIISATEVSTAHHRPAPPDDIATLTAYLCTEFAKEINGQVFHAAGSNIGLPELMRRPHEIWQAKPWTIEQLIKDVPTTLMKGVTNVPQANR from the coding sequence ATGGCTCACTATCTCGCCGACAAAATAGCGGTCGTTACCGGAGGCGGGCGCGGCATCGGGCGCGCGATCGCGATGCGCCTTGCCGATGAGGGCGCGACGGTGGTGGTGAACGACAACGGCGCTAGACTCGACGGCACGGGGACATCGCGCGCGCCCGCCGATAGCGCCGTCAGGGCGATCAGGTCGCGGAAGGGCGCGGCCATCGCCGACTATTCGGACGCTTCGAGCTACGCGGCATCGAAGCGGCTCATCGAGGGCGTGGTGAAGCGCTACGGGCGCATAGACATCCTGGTGAGCAGCTTCGGCGCCGCCAGGCCGAAGCTGCTGACGGAATGCGCGCAAGAAGACCTGGACATGCTGATTGACGTGATGCTGACGGGCAAGCTCTATTGCACGCAGCACGCGGCGCGGCAGATGGTGAAGCAAGGCTCGGGGCGCATCATCAACCTGGCCTCCAGCATGGGCCTGGTGACCATGACGCGGCGCGTCGCCTACGCCGCGGCGCAGATCGGCATCATCGGCTTTTCGAACGTCGCCGCGATGGAGCTGGGGCCATACGGCGTGACGGTGAACACAATCTGCCCAGGGGCGACGACCTCGCGGCTGACGGACGATGCGATCCGCGTGGCGCGGGCCCACCTGAAGCATCCCATCATCTCCGCTACGGAGGTCTCCACGGCGCACCACCGGCCCGCGCCGCCGGACGATATCGCGACTTTGACCGCCTACCTGTGCACAGAGTTCGCGAAGGAAATCAACGGGCAGGTCTTCCACGCCGCCGGGTCGAACATCGGCCTGCCGGAGCTGATGCGCCGCCCGCATGAGATCTGGCAGGCGAAGCCCTGGACCATCGAGCAGCTCATCAAGGATGTGCCGACGACCCTGATGAAGGGCGTGACGAACGTGCCGCAGGCGAACCGCTGA
- a CDS encoding SDR family oxidoreductase, with product MRLPNRVAIITGAASGVGRASCLIFAREGASIAAVDVNREGGEETSALVRAAGGQAVFIQASVDSKAEAQRAVRETAARFGAVHILFNNAGIPGSVQGTALDGLTEEDWQQVMNINLKGVMLFAQAALPEIKKAGGGAIVNTSSLAGVIGMGRGNQAYSAAKAGIVGLTKAWALQYAKDNIRVNAIAPGYIDTPLGRGVRSGLNEAQQEKYMTRVMTNIPIGRFAGPEDIANAALYLASDQAAFVTGHVLVVDGGYSSQ from the coding sequence ATGCGCCTACCCAATCGAGTTGCGATTATCACTGGAGCCGCTTCGGGCGTGGGGCGGGCATCCTGCCTCATCTTTGCCCGCGAAGGGGCCTCGATCGCCGCCGTGGATGTGAACCGAGAGGGCGGCGAGGAGACGTCGGCCCTGGTTCGCGCGGCAGGCGGTCAGGCCGTCTTCATTCAGGCCAGCGTGGACTCCAAGGCAGAGGCCCAGCGGGCAGTGAGGGAGACGGCGGCTCGCTTCGGCGCAGTCCACATCCTCTTCAACAATGCGGGCATCCCCGGCAGCGTTCAGGGAACGGCGCTGGACGGCCTGACGGAAGAGGACTGGCAGCAAGTGATGAACATCAACCTGAAGGGCGTGATGCTCTTCGCTCAGGCGGCGCTACCGGAGATCAAGAAGGCTGGCGGCGGCGCCATCGTGAACACGTCGTCCCTGGCGGGAGTCATCGGCATGGGGCGCGGCAACCAGGCCTACAGCGCGGCGAAGGCGGGCATCGTGGGCCTCACCAAGGCTTGGGCCCTCCAGTATGCCAAGGACAACATCCGCGTCAACGCCATCGCGCCCGGCTACATTGACACGCCCCTGGGGCGCGGCGTGCGCTCCGGCCTCAATGAGGCGCAGCAAGAGAAATATATGACCCGCGTTATGACCAACATCCCCATAGGGCGCTTCGCCGGGCCGGAAGACATCGCCAACGCAGCGCTCTACCTCGCCTCTGATCAGGCGGCCTTCGTCACCGGGCATGTCCTGGTGGTGGACGGCGGCTATTCGTCCCAGTGA
- a CDS encoding DEAD/DEAH box helicase — translation MQTSSFSDLDLIPPLQRALDAEGYETPTPIQAQAIPHLLQRRDLMGCAQTGTGKTAAFALPILQHLAAARRRAEPHRPRVLVLAPTRELAAQIRDSFRSYGRFLEFKTTAIFGGVSQQPQVQDLSRRVDVLVATPGRLLDLMGQRLVSLEQIEFFVLDEADRMLDMGFINDIRKVIQALPKQRQTLMFSATMPPPIADLARTILVNPVTVTVTPVASTVPQVKEQVLFVDQKEKRRLLAAILKSDSQALTLVFVRTKHGADKVVRMLRDDGVTAEAIHGNKSQGARLRALENFRAGRNRVLVATDIAARGIDVEGISHVVNYDLPNEPESYVHRIGRTARAGASGNATSFCSADERPYLRDIEQLIRHRVPVGESSRYGVSVTAPPPLPEPAQQRQQQPRQFQQPQQRPQGQPQQRPLGSQGFSRYGRPRRRSFRPR, via the coding sequence ATTCAGACCTCGTCCTTTTCCGATCTCGACCTCATACCGCCGCTGCAGCGCGCCCTCGATGCCGAAGGGTACGAGACGCCTACGCCAATCCAGGCGCAGGCTATCCCGCACCTGCTTCAGCGGCGCGACCTTATGGGCTGCGCCCAGACGGGCACGGGCAAGACGGCCGCCTTCGCGCTGCCGATCCTGCAGCACCTGGCCGCCGCGCGCCGCCGCGCGGAGCCGCATCGCCCCCGGGTGCTGGTCCTTGCGCCCACCCGCGAGCTTGCCGCCCAGATCCGCGATAGCTTCCGCTCCTACGGGCGCTTCCTGGAGTTCAAGACCACCGCCATCTTCGGCGGCGTGAGCCAGCAGCCCCAGGTACAGGACCTCTCGCGCCGCGTGGACGTCCTCGTTGCCACGCCGGGCCGCCTCCTCGATCTCATGGGCCAGCGCCTTGTCTCCTTGGAGCAGATCGAATTCTTTGTCCTGGATGAAGCCGACCGCATGCTGGACATGGGCTTCATCAATGACATCCGCAAGGTCATCCAGGCTCTGCCCAAGCAGCGCCAGACCCTCATGTTCTCCGCCACGATGCCGCCGCCCATCGCCGACCTGGCCCGCACCATCCTGGTGAACCCGGTGACCGTGACGGTGACGCCCGTCGCCTCCACCGTGCCGCAGGTCAAGGAGCAGGTGCTCTTTGTGGACCAGAAAGAGAAGCGGCGCCTGCTTGCCGCCATCCTGAAAAGCGACTCGCAAGCCCTCACCCTCGTCTTCGTGCGCACCAAGCACGGGGCGGATAAGGTCGTCCGCATGCTGCGGGACGACGGCGTGACGGCGGAGGCCATCCACGGCAACAAGTCCCAGGGAGCGCGCCTCCGCGCCCTGGAGAACTTCCGCGCCGGGCGCAACCGCGTCCTGGTGGCCACGGACATCGCCGCGCGCGGCATAGACGTGGAGGGCATCTCCCACGTGGTGAACTACGATCTGCCCAACGAGCCGGAGAGCTACGTCCACCGCATCGGCCGGACGGCGCGCGCCGGGGCAAGCGGCAACGCGACCTCGTTCTGCTCGGCGGACGAGCGTCCGTACCTCCGCGATATCGAACAACTCATCCGGCACCGCGTGCCTGTGGGCGAAAGCTCGCGCTACGGCGTCTCCGTCACCGCGCCGCCGCCTCTGCCTGAGCCGGCGCAGCAGCGCCAGCAGCAACCGAGACAGTTCCAGCAGCCGCAGCAGCGGCCCCAGGGCCAGCCACAGCAGCGACCCCTCGGCAGCCAGGGCTTTTCGCGCTACGGCAGGCCTCGCCGCCGCAGCTTCCGCCCGCGCTAG
- the mtnB gene encoding methylthioribulose 1-phosphate dehydratase — protein sequence MCSAQDDSPMGRLSELDAERAVAALLQHARDFHAKGWMWGTAGNLSVKLNDSPLTIAISGSGASKGEMQYADLAVLPAGERAKLKWLGEGARKPSAETIIHQAVYERLPDIGAVYHVHTVASTALSLEAAKLGSLAYIDVKNLEMLKGWDIPWRGGTITAAIPVIPNHERMDVLAQGFAKLIGKGLSAPIIVAAGHGITVWGKTPEETRNRIEIAEFIFHTLWEQAKAKLRAKNFALRGTARKR from the coding sequence ATGTGTTCAGCGCAGGATGATAGCCCCATGGGAAGGCTGAGCGAACTTGATGCCGAGCGCGCCGTGGCGGCGCTGCTCCAGCATGCGCGGGACTTTCACGCCAAGGGCTGGATGTGGGGCACCGCGGGCAATCTCTCCGTCAAGCTGAACGATAGCCCGCTGACCATCGCGATCTCAGGGAGCGGCGCGAGCAAGGGTGAGATGCAGTACGCCGACCTGGCGGTCCTGCCCGCAGGCGAGCGCGCGAAGCTCAAGTGGCTGGGCGAAGGCGCGCGGAAGCCCTCGGCGGAGACGATAATCCACCAGGCCGTCTACGAGAGGCTGCCGGACATCGGCGCCGTCTACCACGTGCACACCGTCGCCTCCACGGCGCTCTCGTTGGAGGCGGCCAAGCTCGGCTCGCTCGCGTACATAGACGTGAAGAACCTTGAAATGCTCAAGGGCTGGGACATCCCCTGGCGCGGCGGCACGATCACCGCCGCCATCCCGGTGATTCCCAATCACGAGCGGATGGACGTGCTGGCCCAGGGCTTCGCGAAGCTCATCGGCAAGGGGCTGAGCGCGCCCATCATCGTTGCGGCGGGGCACGGCATCACCGTCTGGGGCAAGACGCCGGAAGAGACGCGCAACCGCATCGAGATCGCGGAGTTCATCTTCCACACGCTCTGGGAGCAGGCGAAGGCGAAGCTTCGCGCCAAGAACTTCGCCCTGCGCGGGACGGCGCGCAAGCGCTAG
- a CDS encoding HAD-IB family phosphatase, whose protein sequence is MTSPARKAVVFCDFDGTITTEDMIVSVWRQFAPPGWEEEVRGIYEGKRTLKDGVAAVFAKIPSAKRDEIIAHVRRIVNFRRGFAGFLDFCAASGIDFTVCSGGIDFFVEPVVAPYQERIKRLYLIPADLSGRNIRLRHTMTCGSCGLCKAMAMDEHPGVFKILIGDSLTDVHGAEKADLVFARAKLKEILTERKRPFEPYESFDEIRETLTAKYPQLIRKGA, encoded by the coding sequence ATGACCTCTCCTGCGCGCAAGGCCGTCGTCTTTTGCGATTTCGACGGCACGATCACGACTGAGGACATGATCGTGAGCGTCTGGCGGCAGTTCGCTCCGCCCGGGTGGGAGGAGGAGGTGCGCGGCATCTACGAGGGGAAGCGCACCCTGAAGGACGGTGTCGCCGCCGTCTTCGCCAAGATACCGAGCGCGAAGCGGGACGAGATCATCGCCCACGTCCGCCGCATCGTGAACTTCCGCCGAGGATTCGCCGGCTTCCTCGACTTCTGCGCCGCATCCGGCATTGATTTCACCGTCTGCTCCGGCGGCATTGACTTCTTCGTGGAGCCGGTGGTGGCTCCCTACCAGGAGCGTATCAAGAGGCTGTACCTGATCCCCGCGGACCTTTCCGGGCGGAACATCCGCCTGCGGCACACGATGACGTGCGGCAGCTGCGGCCTCTGCAAGGCGATGGCGATGGACGAGCACCCAGGGGTCTTCAAGATCCTCATCGGCGATAGCCTCACGGACGTGCACGGCGCGGAGAAGGCCGACCTGGTCTTCGCGCGGGCGAAGCTGAAGGAGATCCTCACGGAGCGAAAGCGGCCCTTCGAGCCGTATGAGAGCTTCGATGAGATACGCGAGACGCTGACGGCGAAATATCCGCAGCTCATACGAAAGGGTGCGTGA